The sequence TACAGACACCTACTCAGCCTCACATCAGCCCCCTGGTGGGTTGGAGGCATCCTCTGGGATCTCAGAGCTGCCTGTGCATCCCCCATGAGACCAATTATGTCTCTGCACCTTGGTCCCCCGGGAGTCCTGCCAGGCCCAGGACTACCTCTTATGCCCAGCACACCGCCTCATGCAGTGCTTGCTTGTTGGAGTCTGGTCAAGGCCTGGCCAGGATCAGGCAAGAGGAGACAAGGGCAAGAGGCAGGTTGGAGTGGTCTGGTGTCTGCACCCAACCAGCTGTAGTTCCTTTCTTACATGCAGTTCAAAGGCCTGAGTCCCCTAATCGGGGGAGGAACTGGTGTCTCCACCATTATGGTGTGGGCCACTCCCTCCTGATGGGGTCCCAACTGGCCGCCCAGGCTTTCCCCCGATCCAGGGCCTGGAGGCCACCGAGCCCACCCAACAGAGCCTGGTGGGGGTGCTAGAGACCGCCATGAAGCTGGCCAACCAGGAAGAAGGCCCAGAGGATGAAGAGGATGAGGAGCCTAAGAAGGTGTGAGGGGCCAGGGCCTTGGGGTGAGGCAAGGGAGTGGCAGCAAAGCAAAGCCCCAGCAGTCCTGGCCTTGAGCCAGAAAGAACCGGGCTACACATCCGgccctgccacttcctggctgtgtggccgTGGGCAAGTCATTTTGTTCTCCGAGCCTCGggctcctcctctgtaaagtgagcACAGTAGTAGTCCCTACCTGCCAGGGCTGTTGCAGAGATTCAGTGTGGACAAGATCGTATGTTGTGTTCAGTGCTGGGGAAGCAGAAACTAAGATGGTCAGTGTTGTCAGTGTCAGGCCCTGACCTTTTGGGGAGTGGACTCATCACAGGCTCTGGGAAAGCTCTGACTTCCTCTCCATCCCTCAGCAGCTCAACAGCCCTGTAGCCCCCACAGCCCAGCCCAAAGCCCCACCTTCAAAGGCACCCCCGTCAGGATCCACCCCAGCAGCCAAAGCAGCCCCCAAAGGCACATCCACCAGAGGTAGGTACATCCTCCCTCCGCCTGGGCTGCCTATTGCCTGGCCATGGATTGGGCAGCATCCGCAGACACTCCTGTGCCCACAGCCCAGCAGCAGCTGGCCTTCCTGGAGGGCCGCAAGAAGCAGCTCCTGCAGGCTGCGCTGCGAGCCAAGCAGAAGAACGACGTGGAGGGCGCCAAGATGCACCTGCGCCAGGCCAAGGGGCTGGAGCCCATGCTGGAGGCCTCACGCAATGGGCTGCCCGTGGACATCGCCAAGGTAAACCCTCTAGGCTTGTTGGATCTTCCCAGGTGCTCACCTTTTGGGCTCACACCACTTAGCAGCCACATGATTTggagtgtattagtcagggtccaggttaagctgctgtaacaaataggCCCCCCCAAGACAGTGGCTGAAACAAGACAGGCTTCTTTGTTTCTTGCATGTAACACTCAGGACATTCTGGTCTCTAAAACACAAAACCCTCCAGGGCTCAGGTTCTTTTATCTTGTTGCTCTGCCACACCATAGGAGGTCATTCTTGTCCACATGGTCAAAGTGGATTGATGCCTTGTCTGCGTCCATGCTGTGGGAAGTTACATGGAGTTGCCATCACCTCTGCTtgcctcccattggccaaaacTGAGTCACATGGCCATACctagctgcaggggaggctgggacatgtAGTCTCTTGCTGGGCTGATACGTGCCGAGCCAGAACTCCATGACTagggaggaggtggtggggaTCAGACTTGGGGGAAAATGGATAACAGATTCTGCCATTTGGAGCAGGACCATCCACTTCTCTTTGAACATTACTTTTCTccttgggaaagaagaaagaacaggggcaggggatgaagccgtaatcagggaaggcctctctgaggtggGGTGATGTTTCCGCAGCACCCTGGGTGGGCCTGCTCCTTGCTGACCAGCAGGCCCTACCTCATTCTCCCCCAGGTGCCGCCCGCCCCCGTCAATAAGGATGACTTCGCCCTGGTCCAGCGGCCCGGCCCAGGTCTGTCTCAGGAGTCTGCCCGGCGCTACGGTGAACTCACCAAGCTTATAAGGCAGCAGCACGAGGTGAAGGGGGATTCCCTGCCCAGGTCACCACAAGGGCATGGCCCCACAACCCTCCCCTCACTTTATTCTGCTCCTCCAGATGTGCCTGAACCACTCTAACCAGTTCACCCACCTGGGCAACATCGCTGAAACCAGCAAGTAAgaagccccacccccatccccaccagacATCTGCACCCCCAGCCTGCCCCTGGGACCAGGGACCtgagcagggctctcttgctggCAGATTTGAAAAGCTGGCGGAGGACTGTAAGCGGAGCATGGAGACTCTGAAGCAGGCCTTTGCCCGGGGTCTCCCCACACCCACTGCTCGCTTTGAGCAGAGAACCTTCAGCGTCATCAAGTAAGGCCCCCGAGGACCCCCAGCCCTTTGGAGTGGGGTTTGCACTCCCCAGAAGCCAGCGGAGGACCTGCCTCTGATGGAGAGTGTGGGTGGCTGGTGGGAGCACAGTGTGTGCAGGGGTCGTGAGGCAGACGTGATGTGCGAGTGCAGAATGGCAATGGAACGTTGACAGTGACACATTCGGAAATGGGGACAGTTCAGTGACTGCAGATGTGTGCCTCCTCCCAAAGGCCTGGGCAAGCCTGTGGGATGGTGGTCTTGGTCCTGTTCCCGCTAAGTCTTCTTATACCCCCAGGGAATCGGGATCATTTTTCCCACTTAGAGATGAGGCCAGGTGCAGCCACTGGGATCACCTGAGATCACCCCCTAGGATAACCCGCACCCCTTACCCTGGCTCCCCCACAGCTGCACAGCCTGGTTTCCTGTCACCTCATCTCCTCCCACTATCCCCACTTCACTCACCTCTGCCGCACAGACCTCTTTTTGGTCAATCAGACACACCAGCCACGTTCCCACGCAGGACCTTTGCACCAGCTGCTTCCTCTGCTCAGACCCTCTTACGCAGGTTACCATGTAGCAGCCCCTTCTTGACATTCAGAGTCGCCTGTAATGTTACCTCCCCTGAGAGGCCCTCCCTGATCTCTCTGTCTAAAGCAGCCCCTCCTGAGCACACTCTACTCTCTCCcccattgttgttgttgttattttaattttatttatttatttatttatttatttatattttatttttggctgtgttgggtcttcattgctgcgcacgggctttcgctagttgctgcaagcaggggctactcttcgttgtggtgcgtgggcttctcattgtggtggcttctgttgttgtggagcatgggctttagggtgtgcaggcttcagaagttgtggctcgcagtctctagatgctctgaggcatgtgggatcgtcccagaccaggaatcgaacccgtgtcccctgcattggcaggagcaTTCTGAACCAcagtgccacctgggaagtccctctcccCTGTTTTAGTTCTCAGCAGAGTTGTTGctgttttgtctgtttatttatatattcatggGTCATCTGTCCACTCAGCTAGCCCAGGCCCCACGAGTACAGGCATGGTGTCTGCCTCATTTACTTCTATATCCCCAGCAGGGAGGACACTGgctggcatatagtagatgcttaaGAAATACtgccaaagaaagagaaagccccACAGCAGCTAAGGCACATGTTGGTGAATTGTAGAAGGTTCCAGAAATCTTATGCAAGGCAGGAAAGGTCCCACAGCAGTGAGACCACTGGCTGGTGCAGAGTACATCCTAAATAAATATGTGCAGACTGAAGAAAGGATTCAAAAGGTAGCTAGTAGTGGAGCTGGATAGAGAATTGTAGTCTGGTTCTAAAACTCAAGCCTAGGAGCTGAGACCTACCCCTAGGAGactggggggagggcagagaaggcgggCAGGCAGTGGCCCTGAGGTGCCTCTGtctcccgcccaccctccctcctggaAGGATCTTCCCTGACCTCAGCAGCAACGACATGCTCCTGTTCATCGTAAAGGGCGTCAACTTGCCCACACCCCCAGGTGAGGGGCaccgggcagggggcggggccgtGGGGTCCACCCCTCTGCCCAGCTCTGACCCTCGTTTGCCCACAGGGCTGTCCCCCGGTGACCTGGATGTCTTTGTTCGGTTTGACTTCCCCTATCCCAATGTGGTATGTGGGGAGCTGAGGAGGGATGGGCTCAAGCCCCATCAGGCCTGGGTGTGGGTCCGGCAGGGGTGCAAGGGCAGGCCCCAGCCCCTGAGCTTTTGTGCCTCCTGTCTGGTCACAGGAAGAAGCTCAGAAAGACAAGACCAGCGTGATCAAAAACACAGACTCCCCTGGTGAGCCTTGGTGGGAGGCAGCCCCCCGCAGAAAGCCCATGAGACCGTAGCCTGACCCCTCGCTCCTACCTCCCACCTTCCCCGGGCAGAGTTCAAGGAGCAGTTCAAACTCTGCATCAACCGCAGCCATCGTGGCTTCCGAAGGGCCATCCAGACCAAAGGCATCAAGTTCGAAGTGGTCCACAAGGGGTGAGCTGGGGCCGCGGATGCTGCCTGGGCtctggaggagggggagctgcCCTGGGCCAACCATCCTgtcctccctcacacacacagggGGCTGTTCAAGACCGACCGAGTCCTGGGCACAGCCCAGCTGAAGCTGGACGCCCTAGAGGCGGCATGTGAGGTCCGGGAGATCCTTGAGGTGAGAGGTGGACGTTCACCTGAACCCTCCGGCATGGCTGTGCCGCTCATGGACGTCACCCAGATGCTACCTGCCCTGAGCCGCCTCAGGGTCCCCTCTGGTGACCCAGCCCCTCCCCGGGAGTCCCAGACCTCCCCGCTCCCCAGCCCTGAATACCCTCAGCAGCCTGCTCCATTATGAGCAGCTGATGTCTCAGCCGTACCATGGGCTCATGTGCTGGAAATTGCTCTGGTCCTCCCTGGGCCCAGCCCTGAGCCTCCAGCCACTGCCTGCTTCCTGACAGCCTCGCCTCACTCCCACCCAGGTCCTGGATGGTCGCAGGCCCACAGGGGGGCGGCTGGAGGTGATGGTGCGGATTCGGGAGCCACTGACGGCCCAGCAGTTGGAGACAACAACTGAGAGGTGGCTGGTCATCGACCCCGTGCCTGCAGCTGTGCCCACAGTGAGACCCCCTGCCCATCGGcggccccagggagggagggatactTGGTTCAAGGGAGCCAAGGCTCACAAGACTGGTTCTGTCCTCTGAAGCAGGTTGCTGGGCCCAAAGGGAAGGCACCTCCAGTGCCTGCTCCTACAAGGGAGCCAGGGAACAGGTAAGTGGCTGGGCCCGGCTATGCTGGAGAGGACCCCCCTCTTCTTTTCTCAGCCTCTCCTGGGCAGCTTCCCATTAGGCACAAATTGGAGCATGTCTCTCCCCTGCTTCAAAACCTTTTCTGCCCTTTTCCTGGAGCATCTAGTTTAAACTCCTCAGCTTGATCTTTAAGACCTTTTGTGATCTGACTGCTGTCAATATCTCcagtcttctctctccccacttcctcctgtTGGTTCATGGCTACACTTAGTTTTCACTGGCCTCTGGGCTTCTCTGTGTTACAGTGTCCTGAGCACCTGTATCCTCACACTTGCTCCTTGTTCCTCTGCCCAACTCTGACTCCTTTGAGTTCCAACTTGGCTgtcaccacctccaggaagccctccctgacacCTGGCATCACAGTTGCCTGGGTGTACAACCATTATCCCTATTAGGTTGTCTCAGCAACACAGGGGTGGGCCTGGCTTGTTTCCCACTGGTCCCTAGTGCCCAGTGTGTCTGTTGACTTAGTGGGGTCTGGGAAGGGGGATCCCTGcagcccctcacccctccccaaccccatagATCCGCCCGGCCCCTGCATAGTCTCAGCGTGCTGGCCTTCGACCAAGAGCGTCTGGAGCGGAAGGTGGGTACCCACCCTGCGAGGCTCAGTGGGGCAGGACTGGGGGGTCTGCAGGCCCAGGCAGAGccctcacagctccctctgcACCCCCCCCAGATCCTGGCCCTCAGGCAGGCACGGCGGCCGGTACCTCCTGAGGTGGCCCAGCAGTACCAGGACATCATGCAACGCAACCAGTGGCAGAGGGCACAGCTGGAGCAGGGGGGCCCCGGCATCCGGCAGGGTAGGGTCTCAGGGATGagcatgtgggggaggggcaggggcaggcagtGGGCCCCATCctgaccccctccctccctcagagtACATGGCACAGCTGGAGCGGCAGCTGCAGTTCTACACAGAGGCCGCCCGGCGCCTGGGCAACGATGGCAGCAGGGTGAGCCGGGCGAGAGCTGGgcgggcatggggtggggggggcccagGGCTGCCAGGGGCTGCCCACTGACCACCTGTTGGCCCCCCAGGAGGCCGCCAAGGAGGCACTGTATAGACGGAACCTGGTCGAGAGTGAGGTGAGCCGCTTAggcacggggggcggggggtgggcagcTGTGGCCTTGTCCCCCATCCTGACCCCAGCGGCCTCTCCTCTCAGCTGCAGCGGCTCCGCAGGTGAGGGGCCGAAGGGGCGGGCGGCCCCTGGAGAGCCGGGAGCAGGCCCAAGGCCCCGGTGGTGCCAGGAGACGCTAACACGGCCACAGCCTCACACCAGACAAGCAGACAATCAGTGGACAATCGGCTCTGGAGTCCCCTGCTGGGCCCACCCAGCCCGGCTGGAGCCTCCCCGGCAGGGGGCGTTGGGGATGGTGCCCGCCAGCCTGTGTGTGCCCCTCACCTAGGCCTGGCCGGGTGGGCCCCACAGAGTCCGTTTGCACAGCCCAGGGGCGTGCGGCCCCTTGCCTGCCTCCGCGGTGGGAAGGCGGCTAGGACCAAGCCCCGAGGGCCCCTGCAAGCACTTTAgtttccagcccctccccagccttaACCCTGACGCCCACCCACACCCCAAAGAAGCTGGAGAGGCCAGCCAGAGCCCGGCTGGCTCCCCGGGGGTTGCCCCGGCCCAGCTGGGCCCCCACGTGGAATAAACAGCCAGGGCCACACCCGGCTCACTCTGGCCTGCCTTTGTTTCTTGCTCCGGCCGTCAGTGCCTGGGCTGGGTCTCCCCCACAGCTCCCCTGGGGGCTGATGGAGAGGTGCCTGCGAGAGGAGCAGGCTGGCAGGGAGTGGGCCTGTGAAAGTTGTGTTCTGTGTGCACACTTGGTGCGAGGATGTGTGTGAAGGTCCGTGCATGTCTCATGAGGGTCTGTGGCCCACCTGAGGGCATCTGCCTGTGTCTCTTCAGCTGGTGGCCTTGGGCATGTATCTGGATGTACACATGTGGTCAGGTCACACGTGGTGGTGCTTGGTGACCTGTGTGTGCCTCAGGGCCTTGAAAGCCCGCCCTGCCACTCACTGGGCACAGGACCTGGACCAAATTGCCTGATCCACTTAGCATCCCAGGGCTTCAGCGTCCCCTGCTAGATGCGGGGATGACAAGAGCCCCTCCCACAAGCTGAAGGGCACCTGGTCGGTGGTGGGCACCTGAAAGagctaggcttttttttttttttttttttttggccgtgctgtgtggcttgcaggtc is a genomic window of Hippopotamus amphibius kiboko isolate mHipAmp2 chromosome 15, mHipAmp2.hap2, whole genome shotgun sequence containing:
- the CC2D1A gene encoding coiled-coil and C2 domain-containing protein 1A isoform X5; its protein translation is MRTLRPRELGLLVDLSPDGLMIPEDAVNDEELEAEFLALVGGQPQALEKLKGKGPLPMEAIEKMASLCMRDPDEDGEEGTDEDDVEADGDLLAELNEVLGEEQKALESHPPAVQLKARTPSPGVEATLQERLALYQAAIESARQAGDGAKMRRYDRGLKTLENLLASVRKGKAIDEGDIPPPVAVGKGPVATPDHTPAPTQPAPTNPPASMNPPAPDPRVIVEGPPSISPASSLVSAKPQLPPGPCSPGSLAQLQSRQREYKLAALHAKQQGDTATATRHLRVAKSFDAVLEALSRGEPVDLSRLPPPPDQLPPDPPSPPPQPPTPAVVPSMPEVPPTPRTLLEALEQRMERYRVAAAQAKTKGDQRKARMHERIVKQYQDAVRAHKAGRAVDVAELPVPPGFPPIQGLEATEPTQQSLVGVLETAMKLANQEEGPEDEEDEEPKKQLNSPVAPTAQPKAPPSKAPPSGSTPAAKAAPKGTSTRAQQQLAFLEGRKKQLLQAALRAKQKNDVEGAKMHLRQAKGLEPMLEASRNGLPVDIAKVPPAPVNKDDFALVQRPGPGLSQESARRYGELTKLIRQQHEMCLNHSNQFTHLGNIAETSKFEKLAEDCKRSMETLKQAFARGLPTPTARFEQRTFSVIKIFPDLSSNDMLLFIVKGVNLPTPPGLSPGDLDVFVRFDFPYPNVEEAQKDKTSVIKNTDSPEFKEQFKLCINRSHRGFRRAIQTKGIKFEVVHKGGLFKTDRVLGTAQLKLDALEAACEVREILEVLDGRRPTGGRLEVMVRIREPLTAQQLETTTERWLVIDPVPAAVPTQVAGPKGKAPPVPAPTREPGNRSARPLHSLSVLAFDQERLERKILALRQARRPVPPEVAQQYQDIMQRNQWQRAQLEQGGPGIRQEYMAQLERQLQFYTEAARRLGNDGSREAAKEALYRRNLVESELQRLRR
- the CC2D1A gene encoding coiled-coil and C2 domain-containing protein 1A isoform X7, encoding MEAIEKMASLCMRDPDEDGEEGTDEDDVEADGDLLAELNEVLGEEQKALESHPPAVQLKARTPSPGVEATLQERLALYQAAIESARQAGDGAKMRRYDRGLKTLENLLASVRKGKAIDEGDIPPPVAVGKGPVATPDHTPAPTQPAPTNPPASMNPPAPDPRVIVEGPPSISPASSLVSAKPQLPPGPCSPGSLAQLQSRQREYKLAALHAKQQGDTATATRHLRVAKSFDAVLEALSRGEPVDLSRLPPPPDQLPPDPPSPPPQPPTPAVVPSMPEVPPTPRTLLEALEQRMERYRVAAAQAKTKGDQRKARMHERIVKQYQDAVRAHKAGRAVDVAELPVPPGFPPIQGLEATEPTQQSLVGVLETAMKLANQEEGPEDEEDEEPKKQLNSPVAPTAQPKAPPSKAPPSGSTPAAKAAPKGTSTRAQQQLAFLEGRKKQLLQAALRAKQKNDVEGAKMHLRQAKGLEPMLEASRNGLPVDIAKVPPAPVNKDDFALVQRPGPGLSQESARRYGELTKLIRQQHEMCLNHSNQFTHLGNIAETSKFEKLAEDCKRSMETLKQAFARGLPTPTARFEQRTFSVIKIFPDLSSNDMLLFIVKGVNLPTPPGLSPGDLDVFVRFDFPYPNVEEAQKDKTSVIKNTDSPEFKEQFKLCINRSHRGFRRAIQTKGIKFEVVHKGGLFKTDRVLGTAQLKLDALEAACEVREILEVLDGRRPTGGRLEVMVRIREPLTAQQLETTTERWLVIDPVPAAVPTQVAGPKGKAPPVPAPTREPGNRSARPLHSLSVLAFDQERLERKILALRQARRPVPPEVAQQYQDIMQRNQWQRAQLEQGGPGIRQEYMAQLERQLQFYTEAARRLGNDGSREAAKEALYRRNLVESELQRLRR
- the CC2D1A gene encoding coiled-coil and C2 domain-containing protein 1A isoform X6, whose protein sequence is MIPEDAVNDEELEAEFLALVGGQPQALEKLKGKGPLPMEAIEKMASLCMRDPDEDGEEGTDEDDVEADGDLLAELNEVLGEEQKALESHPPAVQLKARTPSPGVEATLQERLALYQAAIESARQAGDGAKMRRYDRGLKTLENLLASVRKGKAIDEGDIPPPVAVGKGPVATPDHTPAPTQPAPTNPPASMNPPAPDPRVIVEGPPSISPASSLVSAKPQLPPGPCSPGSLAQLQSRQREYKLAALHAKQQGDTATATRHLRVAKSFDAVLEALSRGEPVDLSRLPPPPDQLPPDPPSPPPQPPTPAVVPSMPEVPPTPRTLLEALEQRMERYRVAAAQAKTKGDQRKARMHERIVKQYQDAVRAHKAGRAVDVAELPVPPGFPPIQGLEATEPTQQSLVGVLETAMKLANQEEGPEDEEDEEPKKQLNSPVAPTAQPKAPPSKAPPSGSTPAAKAAPKGTSTRAQQQLAFLEGRKKQLLQAALRAKQKNDVEGAKMHLRQAKGLEPMLEASRNGLPVDIAKVPPAPVNKDDFALVQRPGPGLSQESARRYGELTKLIRQQHEMCLNHSNQFTHLGNIAETSKFEKLAEDCKRSMETLKQAFARGLPTPTARFEQRTFSVIKIFPDLSSNDMLLFIVKGVNLPTPPGLSPGDLDVFVRFDFPYPNVEEAQKDKTSVIKNTDSPEFKEQFKLCINRSHRGFRRAIQTKGIKFEVVHKGGLFKTDRVLGTAQLKLDALEAACEVREILEVLDGRRPTGGRLEVMVRIREPLTAQQLETTTERWLVIDPVPAAVPTQVAGPKGKAPPVPAPTREPGNRSARPLHSLSVLAFDQERLERKILALRQARRPVPPEVAQQYQDIMQRNQWQRAQLEQGGPGIRQEYMAQLERQLQFYTEAARRLGNDGSREAAKEALYRRNLVESELQRLRR
- the CC2D1A gene encoding coiled-coil and C2 domain-containing protein 1A isoform X3, coding for MHKRKGPPGPPGRGAATARQLGLLVDLSPDGLMIPEDAVNDEELEAEFLALVGGQPQALEKLKGKGPLPMEAIEKMASLCMRDPDEDGEEGTDEDDVEADGDLLAELNEVLGEEQKALESHPPAVQLKARTPSPGVEATLQERLALYQAAIESARQAGDGAKMRRYDRGLKTLENLLASVRKGKAIDEGDIPPPVAVGKGPVATPDHTPAPTQPAPTNPPASMNPPAPDPRVIVEGPPSISPASSLVSAKPQLPPGPCSPGSLAQLQSRQREYKLAALHAKQQGDTATATRHLRVAKSFDAVLEALSRGEPVDLSRLPPPPDQLPPDPPSPPPQPPTPAVVPSMPEVPPTPRTLLEALEQRMERYRVAAAQAKTKGDQRKARMHERIVKQYQDAVRAHKAGRAVDVAELPVPPGFPPIQGLEATEPTQQSLVGVLETAMKLANQEEGPEDEEDEEPKKQLNSPVAPTAQPKAPPSKAPPSGSTPAAKAAPKGTSTRAQQQLAFLEGRKKQLLQAALRAKQKNDVEGAKMHLRQAKGLEPMLEASRNGLPVDIAKVPPAPVNKDDFALVQRPGPGLSQESARRYGELTKLIRQQHEMCLNHSNQFTHLGNIAETSKFEKLAEDCKRSMETLKQAFARGLPTPTARFEQRTFSVIKIFPDLSSNDMLLFIVKGVNLPTPPGLSPGDLDVFVRFDFPYPNVEEAQKDKTSVIKNTDSPEFKEQFKLCINRSHRGFRRAIQTKGIKFEVVHKGGLFKTDRVLGTAQLKLDALEAACEVREILEVLDGRRPTGGRLEVMVRIREPLTAQQLETTTERWLVIDPVPAAVPTVAGPKGKAPPVPAPTREPGNRSARPLHSLSVLAFDQERLERKILALRQARRPVPPEVAQQYQDIMQRNQWQRAQLEQGGPGIRQEYMAQLERQLQFYTEAARRLGNDGSREAAKEALYRRNLVESELQRLRR
- the CC2D1A gene encoding coiled-coil and C2 domain-containing protein 1A isoform X1, which encodes MHKRKGPPGPPGRGAATARQLGLLVDLSPDGLMIPEDAVNDEELEAEFLALVGGQPQALEKLKGKGPLPMEAIEKMASLCMRDPDEDGEEGTDEDDVEADGDLLAELNEVLGEEQKALESHPPAVQLKARTPSPGVEATLQERLALYQAAIESARQAGDGAKMRRYDRGLKTLENLLASVRKGKAIDEGDIPPPVAVGKGPVATPDHTPAPTQPAPTNPPASMNPPAPDPRVIVEGPPSISPASSLVSAKPQLPPGPCSPGSLAQLQSRQREYKLAALHAKQQGDTATATRHLRVAKSFDAVLEALSRGEPVDLSRLPPPPDQLPPDPPSPPPQPPTPAVVPSMPEVPPTPRTLLEALEQRMERYRVAAAQAKTKGDQRKARMHERIVKQYQDAVRAHKAGRAVDVAELPVPPGFPPIQGLEATEPTQQSLVGVLETAMKLANQEEGPEDEEDEEPKKQLNSPVAPTAQPKAPPSKAPPSGSTPAAKAAPKGTSTRAQQQLAFLEGRKKQLLQAALRAKQKNDVEGAKMHLRQAKGLEPMLEASRNGLPVDIAKVPPAPVNKDDFALVQRPGPGLSQESARRYGELTKLIRQQHEMCLNHSNQFTHLGNIAETSKFEKLAEDCKRSMETLKQAFARGLPTPTARFEQRTFSVIKIFPDLSSNDMLLFIVKGVNLPTPPGLSPGDLDVFVRFDFPYPNVEEAQKDKTSVIKNTDSPEFKEQFKLCINRSHRGFRRAIQTKGIKFEVVHKGGLFKTDRVLGTAQLKLDALEAACEVREILEVLDGRRPTGGRLEVMVRIREPLTAQQLETTTERWLVIDPVPAAVPTQVAGPKGKAPPVPAPTREPGNRSARPLHSLSVLAFDQERLERKILALRQARRPVPPEVAQQYQDIMQRNQWQRAQLEQGGPGIRQEYMAQLERQLQFYTEAARRLGNDGSREAAKEALYRRNLVESELQRLRR
- the CC2D1A gene encoding coiled-coil and C2 domain-containing protein 1A isoform X2, which codes for MHKRKGPPGPPGRGAATARQLGLLVDLSPDGLMIPEDAVNDEELEAEFLALVGGQPQALEKLKGKGPLPMEAIEKMASLCMRDPDEDGEEGTDEDDVEADGDLLAELNEVLGEEQKALESHPPAVQLKARTPSPGVEATLQERLALYQAAIESARQAGDGAKMRRYDRGLKTLENLLASVRKGKAIDEGDIPPPVAVGKGPVATPDHTPAPTQPAPTNPPASMNPPAPDPRVIVEGPPSISPASSLVSAKPQLPPGPCSPGSLAQLQSRQREYKLAALHAKQQGDTATATRHLRVAKSFDAVLEALSRGEPVDLSRLPPPPDQLPPDPPSPPPQPPTPAVVPSMPEVPPTPRTLLEALEQRMERYRVAAAQAKTKGDQRKARMHERIVKQYQDAVRAHKAGRAVDVAELPVPPGFPPIQGLEATEPTQQSLVGVLETAMKLANQEEGPEDEEDEEPKKLNSPVAPTAQPKAPPSKAPPSGSTPAAKAAPKGTSTRAQQQLAFLEGRKKQLLQAALRAKQKNDVEGAKMHLRQAKGLEPMLEASRNGLPVDIAKVPPAPVNKDDFALVQRPGPGLSQESARRYGELTKLIRQQHEMCLNHSNQFTHLGNIAETSKFEKLAEDCKRSMETLKQAFARGLPTPTARFEQRTFSVIKIFPDLSSNDMLLFIVKGVNLPTPPGLSPGDLDVFVRFDFPYPNVEEAQKDKTSVIKNTDSPEFKEQFKLCINRSHRGFRRAIQTKGIKFEVVHKGGLFKTDRVLGTAQLKLDALEAACEVREILEVLDGRRPTGGRLEVMVRIREPLTAQQLETTTERWLVIDPVPAAVPTQVAGPKGKAPPVPAPTREPGNRSARPLHSLSVLAFDQERLERKILALRQARRPVPPEVAQQYQDIMQRNQWQRAQLEQGGPGIRQEYMAQLERQLQFYTEAARRLGNDGSREAAKEALYRRNLVESELQRLRR
- the CC2D1A gene encoding coiled-coil and C2 domain-containing protein 1A isoform X4, which gives rise to MHKRKGPPGPPGRGAATARQLGLLVDLSPDGLMIPEDAVNDEELEAEFLALVGGQPQALEKLKGKGPLPMEAIEKMASLCMRDPDEDGEEGTDEDDVEADGDLLAELNEVLGEEQKALESHPPAVQLKARTPSPGVEATLQERLALYQAAIESARQAGDGAKMRRYDRGLKTLENLLASVRKGKAIDEGDIPPPVAVGKGPVATPDHTPAPTQPAPTNPPASMNPPAPDPRVIVEGPPSISPASSLVSAKPQLPPGPCSPGSLAQLQSRQREYKLAALHAKQQGDTATATRHLRVAKSFDAVLEALSRGEPVDLSRLPPPPDQLPPDPPSPPPQPPTPAVVPSMPEVPPTPRTLLEALEQRMERYRVAAAQAKTKGDQRKARMHERIVKQYQDAVRAHKAGRAVDVAELPVPPGFPPIQGLEATEPTQQSLVGVLETAMKLANQEEGPEDEEDEEPKKLNSPVAPTAQPKAPPSKAPPSGSTPAAKAAPKGTSTRAQQQLAFLEGRKKQLLQAALRAKQKNDVEGAKMHLRQAKGLEPMLEASRNGLPVDIAKVPPAPVNKDDFALVQRPGPGLSQESARRYGELTKLIRQQHEMCLNHSNQFTHLGNIAETSKFEKLAEDCKRSMETLKQAFARGLPTPTARFEQRTFSVIKIFPDLSSNDMLLFIVKGVNLPTPPGLSPGDLDVFVRFDFPYPNVEEAQKDKTSVIKNTDSPEFKEQFKLCINRSHRGFRRAIQTKGIKFEVVHKGGLFKTDRVLGTAQLKLDALEAACEVREILEVLDGRRPTGGRLEVMVRIREPLTAQQLETTTERWLVIDPVPAAVPTVAGPKGKAPPVPAPTREPGNRSARPLHSLSVLAFDQERLERKILALRQARRPVPPEVAQQYQDIMQRNQWQRAQLEQGGPGIRQEYMAQLERQLQFYTEAARRLGNDGSREAAKEALYRRNLVESELQRLRR